A genome region from Bacillaceae bacterium IKA-2 includes the following:
- a CDS encoding VanZ family protein: protein MKKSIWFVILYWLPVLFMATVIFTASSQSYEQQNIRPQLSVLTDVQKLTSIYHQMKLEYAENKLYAKEIGLSGMVNLVVEKAKLLLIVGVSLFFILLIWTLVYLINLYNEKGVQYVYKRMLFWLGLFLLSIALIFIGIFFAFRIEDILMFIKSRLEAEATKGFLKGINFTYATSEVSIERMGVAGFIEFLLRKGAHFTFFFILGFLIYRALWASKCKNYLNFIGSFLFVVLYAVSDELHQAFTPNRTPLVEDIVLDSVGGLTGILFAFAIYYTISYFKEKNHRYRLD from the coding sequence ATGAAAAAATCAATTTGGTTCGTTATATTATACTGGTTGCCAGTCTTGTTTATGGCAACGGTTATCTTTACCGCATCTTCACAGTCCTATGAGCAACAAAATATCCGACCTCAGCTTAGTGTATTAACAGATGTTCAAAAGTTAACATCCATTTATCATCAAATGAAGCTAGAGTATGCCGAAAATAAGCTTTATGCAAAAGAAATTGGTTTAAGTGGCATGGTCAATCTAGTTGTTGAAAAAGCAAAATTGCTATTAATAGTAGGAGTTAGCTTATTTTTTATCCTGTTAATCTGGACTCTTGTGTATTTAATTAACTTATACAATGAAAAAGGCGTTCAATATGTATATAAGCGAATGCTATTTTGGTTAGGACTCTTCCTTTTGAGTATCGCGTTAATTTTTATTGGTATCTTTTTTGCTTTTAGAATTGAAGATATATTGATGTTTATCAAAAGTAGGTTAGAGGCAGAAGCAACAAAAGGATTTTTAAAGGGAATTAATTTTACTTATGCGACCTCTGAGGTGAGTATTGAGAGAATGGGTGTTGCAGGTTTTATCGAGTTTCTGCTCCGTAAAGGTGCTCATTTTACTTTTTTCTTTATTCTCGGCTTTCTTATCTACCGGGCTTTATGGGCTAGTAAATGTAAAAACTATCTAAACTTTATTGGTTCTTTCCTTTTTGTCGTATTATATGCCGTTAGCGACGAACTTCACCAAGCATTTACACCTAATCGAACTCCCCTAGTTGAGGATATCGTTCTTGATTCTGTTGGTGGTTTAACAGGTATTTTATTTGCTTTTGCAATTTATTATACAATAAGTTACTTTAAAGAAAAAAACCATCGGTATAGACTAGACTGA
- a CDS encoding IS3 family transposase (programmed frameshift): MGKNVYSSEIKWAVVKDKMTGQLTNKEIMEKYGIKNYSQIKTWMKWYRNNEIYRFDQPIGKQYTFGHGPEFASELEKKDRQNAHLKMENEILKKVFGDQKGVGKQVILHLVETYRKKYTITAILSVLGVSRSTYYRWLADGVTSVLTEVEEAIIALCRKTKYRFGHRKIKKLLKTEYKLDRHRNTVQTIMQKHHLQYRTKPKRKWKSQGESIIVAPNLLQRNFTATAQNQKWVTDITYIQYGSSTMYLSTIMDLFNNEIIAYKMYDHQQTPLVIDTLKEALEIRGNPEGVILHSDQRSVYTSYAYQELVKKSHLVSSMSRRGNCWDNAVIESFHSNIKSEEFQYVKFNSMHNIQVVEKVDEYMRYYNQDRILEKLGYLTPKEFGAQAA, from the exons ATGGGTAAAAACGTATATTCAAGCGAAATTAAATGGGCTGTTGTAAAAGACAAAATGACTGGTCAGTTAACGAACAAGGAAATTATGGAGAAGTATGGCATTAAAAACTATTCTCAAATTAAGACCTGGATGAAGTGGTATCGGAATAACGAAATTTACCGCTTCGACCAGCCGATCGGCAAGCAATATACGTTTGGGCACGGGCCGGAATTCGCCAGCGAGCTGGAGAAGAAAGATCGCCAGAATGCCCATTTGAAAATGGAGAATGAGATCTTAA AAAAAGTATTTGGAGATCAAAAAGGAGTTGGAAAACAAGTAATTCTCCATTTGGTGGAAACCTATCGCAAGAAGTATACCATCACGGCGATTCTTTCCGTATTAGGCGTGTCACGCTCCACTTATTACCGGTGGCTCGCCGATGGCGTCACAAGCGTGTTGACGGAAGTGGAAGAAGCGATTATCGCATTGTGCCGGAAAACGAAGTATCGCTTTGGCCATCGGAAAATCAAGAAGTTATTAAAAACAGAATACAAGTTGGATCGGCATCGCAATACGGTTCAAACCATCATGCAAAAGCACCATTTACAATACCGGACTAAACCGAAACGGAAATGGAAATCACAAGGCGAATCCATTATTGTAGCGCCGAATCTTCTGCAACGCAATTTCACGGCAACTGCGCAGAACCAGAAATGGGTGACGGATATTACGTATATTCAGTACGGAAGTTCGACGATGTACCTGTCGACGATCATGGACCTGTTCAATAATGAAATTATCGCGTACAAGATGTATGATCACCAACAGACGCCGCTGGTCATCGATACCTTGAAAGAAGCGCTGGAGATACGTGGGAACCCAGAAGGCGTGATCCTCCACTCCGATCAGAGAAGTGTGTATACCTCCTATGCGTATCAGGAGTTGGTCAAGAAGAGCCATCTGGTCAGCAGTATGTCGCGGCGTGGAAACTGTTGGGACAATGCGGTCATTGAATCGTTCCATTCCAATATCAAATCCGAGGAATTCCAATACGTCAAATTCAATTCGATGCACAACATCCAGGTCGTGGAGAAGGTGGATGAATACATGCGTTACTACAATCAAGACCGGATCCTAGAAAAATTAGGCTACCTGACGCCCAAAGAATTTGGGGCGCAAGCAGCCTAA